The following proteins come from a genomic window of Macadamia integrifolia cultivar HAES 741 chromosome 14, SCU_Mint_v3, whole genome shotgun sequence:
- the LOC122061327 gene encoding protein GAST1 yields MANKISILLPCLVMMILLLLVEIKATKAEVPSAEPEPPNSFNMHGTTQGSLQPQECAPRCTTRCSATAYKKPCMFFCQKCCAKCLCVPPGTYGNKQFCPCYNNWKTKRGGPKCP; encoded by the exons ATGGCAAACAAAATTAGCATTCTGTTGCCATGTCTTGTGATGATGATCCTTCTTCTACTAGTAGAAATCAAG GCAACTAAGGCAGAGGTTCCATCTGCAGAACCAGAACCACCCAACAGCTTTAACATG CATGGGACTACCCAAGGCAGCCTTCAACCCCAAG AGTGCGCCCCGCGTTGCACTACTCGGTGCTCGGCAACAGCTTACAAGAAGCCATGTATGTTTTTCTGCCAGAAGTGCTGTGCTAAGTGCTTGTGTGTGCCTCCTGGAACATATGGGAACAAGCAGTTCTGTCCTTGCTATAATAACTGGAAGACCAAGAGGGGAGGACCCAAATGCCCTTGA